From Pelagicoccus sp. SDUM812003, a single genomic window includes:
- a CDS encoding glycosyl hydrolase family 28-related protein gives MPFLPYRVLPLLVAGILAHSLPAQNAWRSSLYPEDWVAPHQADNPPSFIHDLFLQDFSYAGYRQGEQPIPQPEWKVFDAVEAFAADPTGETDSTAAIQMAIDAASQKGGGIVFLQQGSYRLSLPPNADACLSIHASNVILRGAGTERTFLFNTTTAMRNAEIIRVRPPDWGSWTSETSQEVLLAADALGPTRTIALEQTEGFSVGDWIVVHNPATNAFVKELNMAIGADGVSWLDQADSLGGPRILRRIVAIDTDNKAITLDIPTRWALNTRDGARVYRTASHLSEVGLEQFSIGNHRVPGSEWGETDYTDPSKPAYHAHDSFAIEMRGVVNGWIQDIRSFNPKNDNGAHLLSNGVKLEWSRNITLQRLHLSHAQYGGGGGNGYMIRLNSANECLVADSEVGHCRHGIVMWRMENSGNVITRCYDHNSGIQIADTSPQPTAGIGSDHHGVFSHSNLFDSNRVERAYLEAAYRGDWGGNPDHGMTSSQTLFWNTRGDAYHEKADYIVHSQQFGHGYIIGTSGNASAIRLTEKRPGSAERTAPVDFSEGIDRGESLIPQSIYQDQLQRRTGVEAPASN, from the coding sequence ATGCCCTTCCTTCCCTATCGCGTATTACCCTTGCTAGTCGCCGGCATCCTCGCCCATTCGCTCCCGGCCCAAAACGCCTGGCGATCATCGCTCTACCCTGAGGACTGGGTCGCTCCGCACCAGGCCGACAATCCCCCATCATTCATCCACGATCTCTTTCTGCAGGACTTCTCCTACGCCGGCTATCGTCAAGGCGAACAGCCGATTCCCCAACCTGAATGGAAGGTGTTCGACGCGGTGGAGGCCTTCGCTGCCGATCCCACGGGGGAGACGGACTCGACGGCAGCCATCCAGATGGCCATAGACGCGGCTTCGCAAAAGGGAGGTGGCATCGTTTTTCTGCAGCAAGGGAGCTATAGGCTTTCGCTGCCCCCGAACGCCGACGCCTGTCTTAGCATTCATGCCTCCAACGTCATTCTGCGCGGGGCCGGGACAGAACGTACCTTTCTTTTCAATACAACCACTGCAATGAGGAACGCGGAAATCATCCGCGTTCGTCCACCGGACTGGGGATCCTGGACGAGCGAGACCTCCCAGGAGGTTCTTCTCGCTGCCGATGCTCTAGGTCCCACCAGGACCATTGCGCTCGAGCAGACCGAAGGGTTTTCCGTAGGCGATTGGATCGTCGTCCACAACCCAGCCACTAACGCCTTCGTAAAGGAGCTCAACATGGCCATCGGAGCCGACGGCGTCTCCTGGCTCGACCAGGCGGATTCCTTGGGCGGCCCACGCATTTTGCGTCGTATCGTAGCGATTGATACAGACAACAAAGCGATAACCCTCGATATCCCTACTCGCTGGGCGCTCAATACTCGCGACGGAGCCCGAGTCTACCGCACCGCCTCCCATCTTTCGGAGGTCGGGCTGGAACAGTTCTCCATAGGAAACCACCGCGTTCCCGGTAGCGAATGGGGCGAAACCGACTATACCGATCCCTCCAAACCCGCCTATCATGCACACGATTCCTTCGCTATCGAAATGAGAGGCGTCGTAAACGGATGGATACAAGACATACGCTCCTTCAACCCGAAAAACGACAATGGAGCCCACCTCCTCTCAAACGGCGTAAAGCTGGAATGGTCCCGCAACATCACCCTCCAACGCCTGCATCTCTCCCACGCCCAATACGGAGGGGGTGGCGGAAACGGATACATGATCCGGCTCAACTCGGCAAACGAATGCCTAGTGGCCGATTCCGAGGTCGGACATTGCCGACACGGCATCGTCATGTGGCGCATGGAGAATTCGGGCAACGTCATCACGCGCTGCTACGATCACAACAGCGGTATCCAGATCGCGGACACATCGCCTCAGCCAACCGCCGGCATCGGCAGCGACCACCATGGCGTTTTCTCCCACTCGAACCTTTTCGACAGCAATCGGGTAGAACGAGCCTACCTCGAGGCCGCCTATCGGGGAGACTGGGGAGGCAACCCGGACCATGGCATGACCTCCAGCCAAACCCTTTTCTGGAACACCAGAGGCGACGCCTACCACGAGAAAGCCGACTACATCGTGCACAGCCAGCAGTTCGGCCACGGATACATCATCGGCACCAGCGGCAATGCCTCGGCGATCAGACTGACTGAGAAACGTCCCGGCTCCGCCGAACGCACCGCGCCTGTCGATTTCTCCGAGGGCATCGACCGCGGCGAATCGTTGATCCCCCAGTCGATTTATCAAGACCAGCTCCAGCGCAGGACAGGCGTAGAGGCTCCTGCCTCGAACTAG
- a CDS encoding carbohydrate ABC transporter permease: MPTHQLSLFGRLILYALLILFAIQFAAPFAWMLSTAFKPLEETMALPPVWIPSEWKWENFPEAIDSMGRFWRYAGNTLFVALMSVVGSVLSSALAAYGFSRIEWRGRDQVFYLCIATMMIPFPVIMVPTYALFRELDWIDTFKALYVPFFLGNAFNIFLLRQFFLGIPKSITEAARIDGCSELRIFFQIILPLSKSALLVIALFTFMHCWNDFFAPFIFINSQENYTLALGLQAFQSRSGGTEWHYLMAASTLVILPLIVLFFFTQKTFIQGITTTGGK; the protein is encoded by the coding sequence GTGCCCACGCATCAGCTCAGTCTATTCGGAAGGCTCATCCTCTACGCCCTTCTTATCCTTTTCGCCATCCAATTCGCGGCCCCCTTCGCCTGGATGCTATCGACCGCCTTCAAGCCGCTGGAAGAAACCATGGCCCTTCCTCCAGTCTGGATTCCTTCGGAGTGGAAATGGGAAAACTTTCCCGAAGCCATCGACTCCATGGGCCGTTTCTGGCGCTACGCCGGCAACACGCTTTTCGTAGCTCTCATGTCGGTAGTCGGATCCGTGCTTTCCAGCGCCCTTGCAGCCTACGGATTCTCGCGTATCGAATGGCGTGGCAGAGACCAGGTTTTCTACCTTTGCATCGCCACCATGATGATCCCCTTTCCTGTCATCATGGTACCGACCTACGCCCTTTTCCGGGAACTGGATTGGATTGACACCTTCAAAGCGCTCTACGTGCCTTTCTTTCTTGGAAACGCGTTCAACATCTTTCTTTTAAGACAGTTTTTCCTCGGTATCCCGAAATCAATTACGGAAGCGGCTCGCATCGACGGCTGCAGCGAACTGAGGATCTTCTTCCAAATCATTCTGCCGCTGAGCAAGTCCGCTCTCCTGGTGATCGCTCTCTTCACTTTCATGCACTGCTGGAACGATTTCTTCGCTCCCTTCATTTTCATCAACAGCCAGGAAAACTACACCTTGGCCCTCGGCCTCCAGGCGTTCCAGTCCCGCTCTGGGGGCACCGAATGGCACTACCTCATGGCCGCCTCCACACTGGTCATCCTGCCCCTGATCGTTCTTTTCTTCTTCACACAGAAAACCTTCATCCAAGGCATCACCACCACCGGAGGAAAATAG
- a CDS encoding sugar ABC transporter permease — MTRTEKQNTLKGLLFISPWILGFLAFSLYPLVATIYFSFTDYSVLAPPVPIGAENYQELAGDLSFRKAVFNTVFFAALSVPINTAIACFLAILLNFNVVGKSVFRTAFFLPSLVPMVCLGIIWRWLLNGEVGLVNQFLSPFADFANAVLGTSFNTPAWLEDPQFTKLGLVVASVWGLGHAMVIFLAGLQEAPVELYEAAELDGAGFWTKLRHVTLPMVSPYILFNMIMGFIASFQVFAVPFVMMDGVNEPPGGPGGSMLFAATYIYLKAFQDWEMGYACAMALIFFLLIVSLTLTLMKLSERRVHYLGK; from the coding sequence GTGACTCGTACCGAAAAACAGAATACGCTCAAGGGGCTACTTTTCATCAGCCCATGGATCCTTGGTTTCCTCGCCTTCTCCCTCTATCCATTGGTGGCGACGATCTACTTTTCCTTCACCGACTATTCCGTGCTCGCCCCTCCCGTACCCATAGGGGCGGAAAACTACCAAGAGCTCGCCGGTGATCTGAGCTTTCGTAAGGCAGTTTTCAATACAGTGTTCTTCGCTGCGTTGAGTGTACCGATCAACACCGCGATCGCCTGCTTTCTCGCCATCCTGCTCAACTTCAACGTCGTGGGGAAAAGCGTCTTCCGCACCGCTTTCTTCCTGCCTTCGCTCGTCCCAATGGTCTGCCTAGGCATCATCTGGCGATGGCTGCTCAATGGAGAGGTCGGCCTGGTGAACCAGTTCCTTTCCCCTTTCGCCGATTTCGCAAACGCGGTCCTCGGTACGAGCTTCAATACCCCTGCATGGCTGGAGGATCCTCAGTTTACGAAACTCGGACTGGTGGTGGCTTCCGTCTGGGGGCTTGGCCATGCCATGGTTATCTTCCTTGCTGGTCTCCAAGAAGCGCCCGTGGAGCTCTATGAGGCGGCCGAACTGGATGGAGCGGGGTTCTGGACCAAGCTCCGCCATGTCACGCTCCCGATGGTCTCGCCCTACATTCTGTTCAATATGATCATGGGCTTCATCGCCTCCTTCCAGGTCTTCGCGGTGCCCTTCGTCATGATGGACGGAGTCAATGAACCACCCGGCGGGCCTGGCGGCTCCATGCTTTTCGCCGCCACCTACATCTATCTCAAAGCCTTCCAGGATTGGGAAATGGGCTACGCTTGCGCCATGGCCCTGATCTTTTTCCTCCTTATCGTAAGCCTCACCCTAACCCTCATGAAACTCTCCGAGCGCCGCGTACACTACCTTGGGAAGTAG